A portion of the Actinomycetota bacterium genome contains these proteins:
- a CDS encoding YbaK/EbsC family protein, whose product MGGERTAEGKRRAGSAERVRAWLDERGWADRLTVFDDPAQTKTAAAAAEAMGCELGQIAKSLVFTARDAPVLVLVAGDRRGDAAAIAAECGAAGEAVFSGRELVREATGYSIGGVCPFDLPGGLAVLVDEALGRYETLFPAGGTPNSMVRVSLAELLDVTGGRVARVSHES is encoded by the coding sequence GCGTGCGCGCGTGGCTCGACGAGCGGGGGTGGGCGGACCGGCTCACCGTCTTCGATGACCCGGCGCAGACCAAGACCGCTGCGGCCGCGGCCGAGGCGATGGGCTGCGAGCTCGGCCAGATCGCCAAGTCACTCGTGTTCACGGCCCGCGACGCCCCGGTGCTCGTGCTCGTCGCGGGCGACCGGCGCGGGGACGCGGCCGCCATCGCGGCCGAGTGCGGCGCGGCCGGTGAGGCGGTGTTCTCCGGTCGCGAGCTCGTGCGCGAGGCGACTGGCTACTCGATCGGCGGCGTCTGCCCGTTCGACCTGCCGGGCGGGCTCGCCGTGCTCGTCGACGAGGCGCTCGGCCGGTACGAGACGCTCTTCCCGGCCGGCGGCACCCCGAACTCGATGGTGCGGGTCAGCCTCGCCGAACTGCTCGACGTCACGGGCGGGCGCGTGGCACGCGTCTCGCACGAGTCGTGA